One segment of Lachancea thermotolerans CBS 6340 chromosome E complete sequence DNA contains the following:
- the SEC62 gene encoding Sec63 complex subunit SEC62 (similar to uniprot|P21825 Saccharomyces cerevisiae YPL094C) — protein sequence MSNPASTVAIGSLLRRHKLLKQRQGLFQSRHVDFFRYKRFVRALNAREYQSKSANQPDLYPVVDNEEDARKVFIELIKAQLVVPCRKLHSAECKDHGLKPDKDYPNLLLSDKATLQPDEYYAWNFNPKTLTDYLLVLGIVAGILAFVCYPLWPSSMRRVVYYISLALLALIGLFFAVAILRFIIYLLSLAVCSEKGGFWLFPNLFEDCGVLESFKPLYGSGESECYSYIKKMKRRKRKMNKKD from the coding sequence ATGTCGAACCCTGCATCCACAGTGGCCATTGGATCGCTGCTGCGCCGCCATAAGCTTCTAAAACAGAGGCAAGGTCTATTTCAGTCTCGCCACGTTGACTTCTTTCGTTACAAAAGGTTCGTTAGAGCACTGAATGCACGCGAATACCAGTCCAAGTCCGCTAACCAGCCAGATCTCTACCCTGTCGTTgacaacgaagaagacgcGAGGAAGGTCTTCATTGAGCTGATCAAGGCTCAGCTTGTGGTGCCCTGCAGAAAGCTCCACAGTGCCGAATGCAAAGATCACGGCCTGAAACCAGACAAAGATTACCCAAACCTGCTGCTATCAGACAAGGCCACACTACAACCCGATGAGTACTATGCGTGGAACTTCAACCCAAAGACGCTAACTGACTACCTTCTCGTCTTGGGCATCGTCGCCGGTATCCTCGCTTTCGTATGCTACCCGCTGTGGCCCTCATCCATGAGACGTGTTGTCTATTACATTTCGCTTGCTCTACTGGCTCTCATTGGTCTGTTCTTTGCTGTCGCGATCCTGCGATTCATCATCTACCTGCTATCGCTGGCTGTGTGTAGTGAAAAGGGTGGCTTTTGGTTGTTTCCCAACCTGTTTGAAGACTGCGGAGTCCTCGAAAGTTTCAAGCCTCTTTACGGCTCTGGTGAGTCTGAGTGCTATAGCTACATtaagaaaatgaaaagaagaaagagaaagatgaacaagaaagatTAA